Genomic segment of Saccharomyces cerevisiae S288C chromosome XV, complete sequence:
GGCCGGCGATGTCTTTAACCTTATGGGTGCCGTTATGCAACATCTTTTGTCTACCATGATCATTCTTGCTGCTTACTATACGGTGGCAGATATCATTTTACTAGGTCAATGTCTATGGTACGATAATGAGGAAAAACCAGCAGTAGACCCTATTCATCTCTCCCCTGCCAATCCAATAAACGAAAACGTTCTGCACGATGTGTTCAATGAACAACAACCGCTTTTGAATTCCCAAGGTCAGCCAAATCgtattgatgaagaaatggCTGCTCCTTCATCCGACGGAAACGCTGGTGATGATAATCTCCGTGAAGtcaattcaagaaatttgataaaagaCATATTTATTGTTAGTGGTGTAGTTTTTGTAGGTTTCATCTCGTGGTATGTAACCTACTGCGTAAACTACACGCAACCTCCTCCCGTGGAGGATCCATCACTGCCTGTTCCCGAACTGCAGATCAATTGGATGGCTCAGATATTCGGTTACTTAAGTGCCCTTTTGTATCTGGGTTCAAGAATTCCTCAGATATTACTGAATTTTAAGAGAAAGTCTTGTGAAGGTATCAGTTTCctattctttttgttcGCCTGTTTGGGTAATACCacatttattttctctgTGATTGTCATTTCTTTAGACTGGAAGTATCTAATTATGAATGCTTCCTGGTTGGTTGGAAGCATAGGTACTTTATTCATGGATTTCGTCATATTTTCCCagtttttcatttacaaaagaaataaaaaatttatactGAATTAACATGTTCTATCtaatatttatttaacATATTTTTGACCTCacaaactttttttttttttctctctgtcattgacatttttttaatgtcacaaaaagaaaaattaaatgtattataaaatttcatttaaaTAGGAAAAAACCCGTGATTACTAAAGGCATATTAAAGATCTATTAAAGATCTATTAAAGCTTTCTGCTACCAGTATGgataatattttaaagGCATCAAATATGGAAGGGACTTCAACAATGACAGTTACCTCGCGTAGTTCTGAAGACTCTAGTTGTATCTCAAATCATGAACAAGATACCGATACACATAAGGACGGCGACACAAGTGGTCTGGAAAACAGTAAAATTTCGAAGAGAAAGTGGATGAAAGAGTTTTTTAAACTTTCCAAATCTCCAGCTTCCAAAAGCAGCCGGAGTATAGGTTCCATGAAAAGTAACCAGAGCCTCGTTTCAATGAAAAGTAGTGACGATGGCAACAGTTATAAAAATGATTACTCTTCTATCTGTGGTAACAGCCTTCCATCTGCAGGCTTGAGTCGTTCGAATAGTgtgaaagaattaaaattaGATTCAACTGGAAGTCAGagatcaaaaaataatgttGCCATGTTAGCACGTTCTTCTACAACATCTCAGACAACgtgctcttcttcttcatcatcatcttcttaTAACTCTATAaaaggaaatgaaaatgatattttattgCAGAATAACAATCACTTTAGGCATAACAAAGAAATTCCTCAAAGTAAAGGGAGCTCCAACATTAACACCGCATCGATTATGAGCCAATACAATGTCGATACGCAAGCAACCGCTATAATGAGCGATATGCAAAAGCAATACGACTCGCAACAGATGACATCACCATTTGTAAACGAAGACTTGCATTTCGATCCAAATGGTGAAGTTTCACACGTAATAAAAgcaatttttaaagaaattggtTATAAATACGATGATTTCAGTGATATTCCtgtttttcaattaatGCAAGAAATGTATCAACtagtgaagaagaattccAGCGCTAGAAGAACAAAGATAACAGACTATGCCTCTAAacttaaagaaaaagaagcgCAATTAAAAAGTCAAAAtgacaaaattttgaagttaGAAACAACAAACAAGGCCTACAAAACTAAATACAAGGAGGTCTCTCtggaaaataagaaaataaaagaggCTTTCAAAGAACTAGACAATGAGTCATACAATCACGATGAGGAattactaaaaaaatacaaatataCTAGGGAAACCTTAGATAGGGTCAATAGAGAACAGCAATTAATCATTGATCAAAACgagtttttgaagaaaagtgTCAATGAACTACAAAATGAGGTTAATGCTACCAACTTCAAGTTCTCTttatttaaagaaaaatatgcaAAATTAGCTGATAGCATCACTGAATTGAATACCTCTacgaaaaaaagagaggcCCTGGGAGAAAACTTAACTTTTGAATGCAatgaattaaaagaaatatgtttgaaatacaaaaaaaacatcgaaaatatatcaaatacCAATAagaatttacaaaattcgttcaaaaatgaaaggaaaaaagttttAGATTTGAGAAATGAGagaaatttgttgaaaaaggaaatacTGTTGATTGAATGTCATGGTTCATATTCTCTACTCCTTGTATCTAATATTCTGACATGTTATCGGTTCTTACTGCCAAGTGATACTATTATTGAAACTGAAAGCTTAATTAAGGAGCTACTCAACATGAATAATTCACTTTCGAACCATGTGTCTTCTTCTGACGAGCCTCCAGCGGAGTACTCGAAAAGATTAGAATTAAAATGTGTAGAGTTTGAGGAAAAGTTACTTTATTTCTATCAAGAACTTGTgacgaagaaaattatAGACGTCATTTACAAGTGCTTTATTAATTATTACAAGAAAAGTAGGCAAACTGACCAAAAATCCAATCAGAACTCCAGCACTCCGTATAAACAAAGCCAAAGACAAGTTCCGCACTCCATCAAGTGAACCTCAACAGCTACACATTCTTTTATAATCCTTAATATtctatatatacatatatgaaaaaatagaaaacgCGAAAActtgtcattttttttttaggcgtttttataatatactgaaaataaaaagaggCTCTTTAAATGTTGACACTCTACTCCAATATCAACTGTAAAAAATCTCTTTATCTGCTGACCTAACATCAAAATCCTCAGATTAAAAGTATGTCCTCCACTAGGCCAGAGCTAAAATTCTCTGATGTATCAGAGGAGAGAAACTTCTATAAGAAGTATACAGGGTTGCCGAAGAAACCATTAAAAACCATTAGATTAGTGGATAAAGGCGACTATTACACAGTTATAGGTTCAGATGCGATATTTGTGGCAGATTCAGTCTATCATACTCAATCTGTTTTAAAGAACTGCCAATTGGACCCTGTAACGGCAAAGAACTTCCATGAACCAACTAAATATGTTACTGTTTCGCTACAAGTTCTTGCCACTCTGCTGAAGTTATGTTTGTTGGATCTGGGATATAAAGTTGAGATATACGATAAGGGTTggaaattaataaaaagcGCATCTCCAGGGAACATTGAGCAAGTTAATGAGCTAATGAATATGAATATTGATTCGAGTATCATCATTGCAAGTTTGAAAGTTCAATGGAATTCCCAAGATGGAAACTGCATTATTGGAGTTGCTTTCATTGATACCACTGCATACAAGGTGGGAATGCTTGATATTGTCGATAATGAAGTGTATTCCAACCTAGAGAGTTTCTTGATTCAATTGGGTGTAAAGGAATGTTTGGTGCAGGACTTGacatcaaattcaaactCCAATGCTGAAATGCAGAAAGTAATAAATGTAATTGATCGCTGTGGGTGCGTCGTTacattattgaaaaactcagaattttctgaaaaagaTGTCGAACTGGATTTAACCAAGTTACTGGGCGATGATTTGGCATTATCGTTACCACAAAAATACTCTAAATTATCTATGGGTGCATGCAATGCATTGATTGGATATTTACAATTGCTCTCAGAGCAAGATCAAGTAGGCAAGTATGAATTAGTTGAACATAAATTAAAGGAGTTTATGAAGTTGGATGCCTCCGCTATTAAAGCCCTTAATTTATTCCCACAAGGACCACAAAATCCATTTGGTAGCAACAATTTAGCTGTATCTGGATTTACGAGTGCTGGTAATTCTGGTAAAGTAACTTCTCTTTTCCAGTTACTGAATCATTGCAAAACAAATGCTGGTGTTCGGCTTTTAAATGAATGGTTGAAGCAACCACTGACCAATATTGACGAAATTAATAAAAGACATGATTTAGTCGACTATCTAATTGACCAAATCGAGTTAAGACAGATGTTGACTTCTGAATATTTACCCATGATTCCAGATATTCGTAGATTGACtaagaaattaaataaaagagGAAACTTAGAGGATGTCTTGAAAATTTACCAATTCAGTAAAAGAATACCAGAAATTGTTCAAGTTTTCACTTCGTTCTTGGAGGACGACAGCCCCACTGAACCAGTAAACGAACTGGTCCGCTCCGTTTGGCTAGCTCCTTTAAGCCACCACGTTGAACCTTTGTCCAAATTCGAAGAAATGGTTGAAACAACGGTTGATTTGGATGcttatgaagaaaataacgaATTTATGATTAAAGTTGAGTTTAATGAGGAATTAGGAAAGATAAGAAGTAAACTGGATACGTTGCGTGATGAAATTCATTCAATCCATCTTGATTCTGCTGAAGATCTAGGATTCGATCCGGACAAAAAACTGAAGTTGGAGAACCATCATCTGCATGGTTGGTGTATGAGGTTGACACGTAATGACGCCAAGGAGTTACGTAAACATAAGAAGTACATTGAGTTGTCGACAGTAAAAGCtggtatattttttagtacCAAACAATTAAAGTCAATCGCCAATGAAACcaatattcttcaaaaggaGTACGACAAGCAACAATCGGCTCTGGTTAGAGAAATTATAAATATTACATTAACGTACACAccagtttttgaaaaactatCCTTAGTCTTAGCGCATTTAGATGTGATTGCCTCTTTTGCTCATACTTCCTCGTATGCTCCTATACCATACATTAGACCCAAGTTGCATCCCATGGATTCGGAAAGAAGAACTCACCTAATAAGCTCCCGTCATCCAGTACTGGAAATGCAAGACGATATAAGCTTTATATCTAATGATGTCACATTAGAGAGTGGAAAGGGCGACTTTTTAATCATAACTGGACCAAACATGGGAGGTAAATCTACTTACATCAGACAGGTTGGTGTGATTTCTTTAATGGCCCAAATTGGTTGTTTCGTACCTTGtgaagaagctgaaataGCCATAGTAGATGCAATTCTTTGCAGGGTCGGGGCAGGAGATTCCCAATTGAAAGGTGTTTCCACATTTATGGTTGAAATATTGGAAACTGCTTCTATACTAAAGAATGCGAGTAAGAATTCTTTGATTATTGTAGATGAACTAGGGCGTGGTACTAGTACATATGATGGTTTTGGTCTAGCTTGGGCAATTGCTGAACATATCGCAAGTAAGATTGGATGTTTCGCTTTGTTTGCAACTCACTTTCATGAATTGACAGAATTGTCTGAAAAATTGCCCAATGTCAAGAATATGCATGTTGTTGCACATATcgagaaaaatttaaaagaacaaaaacatGACGATGAGGACATCACGTTGTTATACAAAGTTGAGCCTGGTATTTCAGATCAGTCTTTTGGTATTCATGTTGCAGAAGTTGTTCAATTTccagaaaaaattgttaaaATGGCTAAACGTAAAGCCAATGAATTGGACGATCTAAAAACtaataatgaagatttgaaaaaagctAAGCTATCATTACAGGAAGTTAACGAAGGTAATATTCGTTTGAAGGCTTTACTGAAAGAGTGGATTAGAAAAGTGAAGGAGGAGGGTTTACATGACCCAAGCAAAATTACTGAAGAAGCTTCCCAGCATAAAATACAAGAGCTATTGCGTGCTATAGCAAATGAAccagaaaaggaaaacgaTAATTACCtgaaatatataaaagCCTTGTTGTTATAATTAATATTACAACGACATCTTAAGTGAGAATCGATAGATAATATATAGATACAAATAGTACATATAATATGCATTgggaaagaatttttattttttacaatCTTTGTAGACAAGGTACAGTTTATTCATAATCCCTAAAAGTGTTCACGAAAGAATAATCTCTGTCATAGATCAATTTTCCTAAAGGCAATAAGGCTCTAAAAGCTTCGAAATCTTCCTTTATTCCACTGTCACTATTAAAATTAGAATTTTCAGGGGTCTCTAGACCACTGGAAAGAGTATCTCCGGTATCAGAACTATGGATGGGATAAACAAGAGATGTTAGGTCCGAACGAATTGGGTACAAAGATGAGTCATCAGATATTCCTTTCCTATTTGAAGATGGCGATAGGTCTCCAAAATTTGAGATGGGGGAGTGAGATTTTAATAGTTTTAAAATTTCGACTGATAACTCTCCAAATAAGTTTATTGGTGCTTCCTCCGCAAAGTCTTCTGAAGAAATATCATTCGTATTCAGTCCATCATCGGCGAGATCGGCTTCGTTGCCCTTTTGTAAAGAATGGAGAGAACCATATGATTTTAGACTCATAATTAGTTGATCGACTGTTTCatcttttatctttcttGAATGCATAATAACTTTCGTTATCGTTTCATCATAAGGTTTAGAATCAAATATTGACGTAGAATCGTTCAAAGCATGATAACGTTGCAAAACGTATTTCAAAAAGTGGCTGTAGAACACAATCAAAGTGTTCCATTTGACATTGTCAAACAGTAACTGCTCATCATTTTCTCCCACTAATCGATCATAAGATTTTTTTAGGATATCGATGATCTCTTTTACCTcacctttcttttttagatCGTTCATATTATCCACAACGTAAAAGAAGAGAACAAACATAGCAGTAGAGAACTGATACATAACCTCGTTATACATATGCGCCTGGTAATTGATGCCTTGAAACAGCTGTAACATTTCTTTACTGGCGTTTAAGTATtgacttgaaaaaagaatgaataGCTGAGGAATATCATGGCGAGAACCTTTGTATAGGCGTTCGTTATCAATCAATAAGGATGTAGTCATCATGCTCAAAATCACTTTAGAATATAGCGCCCTAAAATGACAATTCAAAACACGAGAGCATGCAATCTCAAAACTTAAAGCCGGATTTTCTTGGGATTTTTGAGCGTAAAGTACCGATAAATACTGTTTATAACTTTTTAGTTTCATACTTACGTGCAAGTTGTCTCTCCAATTGTTCAAAGAATCATTGAGatctttgattttatcAAGCATGGCATCGAATGAAAGATCTAGAGTACTTCTGACAGCAAAACAAGTAGAGTATATTTTACTCTCAATACTAaccaattttgaaacataATATGATATGAAAAGGGATATGTGCtgacaaaaatttacaaCTACATTCAATGCAGAGTTGACATCAGTAATTTTATCGAGatcttcctttttatcAATAAGATCAGGTAGAATATTAGTTTTTATCACTTCATAATAATTTTGATCTGTTAGCATATCCATATCGCGTTCCCCCACAATAGGGGGTCTGGATAACATTAAAGAATATAGTTTATCTGTACAAAAACAATGCCACCacattcttcttctccttaTGGCTTCTTCAAAGTCTAGTGACTTGTAAGAGGATTTTCTATTTAATTCCATGTCAACCGCCAATCTAATCGCGGTTCCTAAAATACAATTTGCTAGTTCAGTATCGTAGGTAAGTTGAAAATATCGGTTCAGTAGTAATAAAGCTTGTAGTGTTCTTGTACCTGAACAGATGGTGGACAGCTtatgataataatacatGGCATTTAGTAAGGCAACgttttcgattttttttaactcTTGGGAGGTTGGATCATATCTATCTTTCCTTAGAAACTTTGAATCACCTCTTATAATTGATTGAGTGGCAGATGCACCCGAGCAGAGACACACgtttaataataaatgtTCAGGATATGTGAGTTTTTCGCCGCTTTCGCTGTAGTACTTTTCTGCTAAGTCTAGACATTCTTTTAACGATATTATACCAGTTACAGAGGATAATAAGGTAGCATGAAAATTCTCAAGAAGTCTCTTTGCTTGCTTTTTCGGAGGTAATGagtataatattatttcgCTGGAGAAGAAAGCCGGAGATGACAAATCcataaattttttcatttgagTTGCATACCATTTTAAAGATATGCTTAATATTTCGCTGATTGGAGAAAGAAACTCCTCATTGGACGCTTTCACTCCTAAACTTTGTTTGAACCAATAGAGTTTTTGAGCAGTTAAAAGTGCCGTAGAGTATATTTTTCTCGCTGGTTTGGGcaaattgttcttttccttGTATTTGCCTTCCTGCTTTTTAACAGCCTTGTCCAATAACCACTCAAGTCTAGCCACACTGTCAATAATGTAAGACATTTTTCtatccaatttttcaatctttgaattcatttttttgttaagattattttgaatattgGAGACTTTATCGATGATATTGCTTTCTAAGGGGGAATTACCGTTTAAAAGTTCAAACCTTCCACTGTTCGGTACTGAAGAAGACGCTACAGGATTGCTAATACTATTTGAGGTTTGAAGTGATTCCCCTGGTGTTGCATGATGTTTGATTtctaattttcttttcttcttaagAATCTCATCACGATGTTTGAAAGTGCAAGGCAACTGAAACTTAATACAGtttgaacattttttgGTCTGCTGGTCCACTTCATCACATctgatttttctttttcggcAATGGTCACAGGCCTTTGATACACGTTTCTTGAGATTTTTACCAGAGCCGCTCATATCATTACTGTTAGTGTGTTCCATCATCGTGCTGATGTCACGGTTCTGTTGTGTCTGAAATTGCGACTGATGCTCTGTTGGCGAGTATATTGTATTGGGATAAGCCACATTCATGGGGATATTTGGACCTATTGTACTACCTGTCATAAGGGTGTTTTCTCTGTTAGGCATCGTCATCAGTTGATCTGGCACAGGCATCGACCATATTTGAGTTTCAGGAACCAGACGTGGGGTACCAGTTTGATGGTTTACATTTGAAATGTCACTTCTACCGGTGATTTCATTGTTAAAAACCGCATTCATATTGCTTGCTGAGTTTGAAAACCCATTTGGGCTGTAATCTCCACCTTGATTTTCCATTATTTCAAACCGAAGATTTGGAGTGGAGAGTGCTGATTTCCTAAGTTGAATTAAAGTACGATAATAAGCTCCCTAAGacatttattcttttttcgaATTAAAGGCTTTTTATATAAAGCCATCTTTCATGTACGTAATTGGAGATTATACCAAAACCAAACAGGGTAAGAGATGTTTCTCTAATGAATAAAATAACAGTGTTACCTTAGCACAAGCCAATATTCAAAACACATGTGGTAGACCTTCTGTAATATTTATGTATATCTCCATAATCTTTCACCTACACAATCTCACTTATATTGCGGCTAACGTACATTgttaaatatatatgtatcTGTGTATTTGTTGTACCTCAGGGTGAGGGTCCCGCTTCCGTCTGTAGTCGGTATTCGTAAAGTAAAAGACAGAGCGAAGCTTATGTTCAAAGCTCGTCATGACTACTGGTATCTTCTAACTGGTCTTCTATGTGTGATAATAGGCTCAATTGTAGACGAATGattttcagtttttctttaacttcTTTACTCAAGTCATCTCCATTTTGCTTAATTAAAGCTTCTAGTCTTCgcctttccttttccagCCCATTCACGTCACCGTATAATTTAGATAAAGTATCAGAGTAGTATTCTTTACCAGCTTTACACAGAAGCTGTTGAGAACGTAATTCTTCATTGCAATTCCTAGAATCATCGAAAATATGTTCTATGAATCTTTCTTCTGTATCTTTACTTCTTACAGTATCGATAAAGTTGCTTAAACTCTTTAGGTTCCTACTCCCTTCAAAACGAACAACCCTAGACGTATCCAGTTGGTACTTAGGATTGTTGAACCACGTCTTGATTCTTTGCCATAGTCTTTCATGAAATTTCATAGACGACCAATCGAGCTTCGGAAGAACTAAGGGCTTAGTACGAGGTTTGACCAGTTCAATTATTGGAAATCCAGGCAAGTCGGTACATAAAGTTGGCCCGAAGAATTCACAGTTAACTTCAAGGAAGTTAATTGGGGTATCATCTTTATTAGCTTTTTTGGCGTATAGCTCACCAAGCTCTTCGTATACTGGGGCCAGAGTTTTACAATGTTGGCACCAAGAAGTGTAGTATTTTATCATTGTGTAAGAATCATTCCTATTGCAGATATCGAAGTACTGCTCAATCGACTTGACCATCGTGACAGCTTCACTGTAGGCCAACGCTGGTAAAATGACGACGCATGTTGATAATAcggaaaataaaaagccGTGCAATTTCATCTCCTTTGTGTTTTACTTTGCCGACGTACTTGCACTAGACTCGctgtgttttttttctgttgttTTGTTGTTATGCTGTTCTTTAGCTCAAAAAATTGGCCACTGTTCCCCGCTCTGTAAATTAATTGCTCttaaagaaacaaaaatgattaaaaaaaattagaaatatttgagATAATAAGAACATCATTCAGGTCGCCCATATTCACAATTATTTACAGACTGtattttaatgaagaatGTGTGCATAACTTGATGGTACCTATTCAATAtaaaatttgataaataaataatattataaaaatgtCTATGTAATTATTATAAAGCTCTAGAGTATGTATGAGTTGTTACACATAGCATTCCAATGAGTActtgcttttttcttcgttcTTTAGACATTTCAGAAGAATATTCTTTATCTTGTCATTGTTACTGCAACTACTATTATAGTattattagtattattGTTGGTATTGTTACTATATATTTACGCTTAAAAACTCCAAATTCAGACCCCAAAATATAATTTAAATAAACATTATCATTTCCCCTCATTCCCGTTGACCTCATGAACTAGCGGTGAATTATGTACTTTTCTTCTGTATTCTAGAACTATGTCACCCTGAGATTTCCAGTAAAGTGTTCTAACGGTATTTAAAGTCATATCGTTATCAAGCACTTGGCCCCTACATAGTAGATCCAACCAAAGACTAGGTTCCATTTTTGCTTTCATTTCAGGAGTTTTCGTTTCAAATCTGTCAGCGACGTAAagtttaatttttttcacccTAATCATTCCAGGCGCAACCAGCTTGACATTCGCCTCAGAGATTCTCGGTAAATCTGTGGGGTTTAACTCCTGCTCGCTGGTCTTCGGACGGCCAAACTTTAGCATATTATGGAACTGTTGCTGTGTTGATGGGGAAACGGCTTCATTACCATTTCCAAGGCTGCTATCGCTACTATCGTTGCCAGAAGATTCTGTGGTATCTGATGCACTAATaaacttcttcttgttttcattGCCAGCTGCCTCACTCCCACCAACAGAAGACCATGGCATGATTAAGAAGTTCAACTTTGGTTGCTCTTCCACCGTCTTAATATCTCTAAATAAAGCTTTTGCAAACCAGTAGGGCAAATTTTCCTCCAATTGCTCAAAAATTTGCCTTCTGTTGAGTCTGCTTCCTAACTCGCCATCAATAAGATCATATTTTCCTAATTTGTCATCATCTACAGCTTGAAGGTCtacttcttcatcatctggCGGTTtggaattttctttgccgCCGCTGACGGTTTCATTATCGACATGAGATGGCGGTAATAGGGTGGAAAATAATACCCTGCCACCACATGAGCCTTCCTTCCAAAGATGGACCAAAACTAACGTGGCAGATTTTACTCTAATAATTGGACATGAACTAGCCTTGATTATCTTGGTGACTGGAAGCCTCTTCGTCAGGTATTTTAGAGAAGAAGTATTCATATATTGTTGCTTGTAAGACTCTTGAATTTGCTCCAGTAAATCGGGCATGAACTCaggcttcttcttttcgttGCCTTCCAAGGTTGACGTGGAATTCGCCCTTGAGTTTTCAGATGATCTTAGTTTGTTATGAGTGTTGTTACTCGGTAAATCTTGTGATGAAATAGCGGATAGTTTTTGCTCTAGCTTGAAAGGATGATTCCATAACATAGATTCTGGAGTTGCATCCTTAGACTGCTGAGTTGTATTGATAGCTTGAGGGAAGGCCGAGTCATCATTAATAACGTGCGGAGTATCTGGCAGAATTCCTTTGGGCTCCTCTGGAGTGTTTAACCCTGTTGTGGCACGACCAGAAGTAGACCTAAATGATTTGAACTTTCTACTTAACAAGGAGCCAGAGCTCTGCGTTCTAAAATATGGCTTTTTGGATGCAGGCAATGGTTGCACGAGTTCTAAAGAGTCATCTATTGCTTTATCAGAAGCTGACTGCAACAATGGTTGTTCTTCTAATACTATAGTCTCTGCCATTACCGGGGTTGCAGGTGCCGAATTTGGTGGAGTTCCACTGCTGTTGGTATTTCCAATGGACAGAGTTGAACTAATTTTGAAGGTtgattttctctttttatctttattattcttttttgattcaCTGTTATATCCCGTATCCAAGGTTAATGAATTGGTTAagtcttttttcttcaaactaaaaattttcttccttaaAAGTTTATCCTTTTGGACTTCATATGATATGAACTCATTGAAAAGCGAATTAATAACAATTTTACCCAAATTATATCTCTCATCTGAGttaatttcaatattgTTCACAACCTGATAATCCTTTAGCGCGGATCCATAAACTTCAgttttcagaaattttggGTTTATTTTTACGAACAGCATACCGACCTTAACGGAAACAGTACACCAATGAGATAGAATTTCCTTTGAGGTGTATTTCATTACAATATCATCAAATGAACCTTCTGATGAATCAAAAGTATTCAAAAGCTCACATGAAACGATATCCCATCTCTGCATTTGGCCTTTAGTGTTTTCCGTTATTACATGCCTCCTGTTGGTTAGCAGTGAGCTTCTGGTCAGTGCGAACCCACCTTCGTTGACACTGAAATGGTTATTAGTTAAATCGAGCACGTTTAGATTTGAGTCAgtacaaaaagaaaacaacaatttttcattaggTAAAAGGGCAATATCAAGGATACcaccatatttttttactttcgCATCTGTAGTTGATATATTTTGCTCTTCGTGTTCatggtgatgatgatgatggtggTGATGATCAGGCTTGAAAATTCTTGTAAGTTTAGCATCTTCATAACTGGATAAGTTTGCTCTCATAACATTGCCCTGAGAGTCACCAAAATACAACTTATCAAGGCTCGTTCCTTGGACACACCATATGGAAGAATCCCAGGACCAAgatccaatttttttgggaAGCTGAAGGGCACCAGTAGTCTGATCATGCCTACAATTCAAGTCCCATACATTTATTACACCATCTGAGCTGGTACTGATTAGTCGTGTGGAGTCATCAAGAGTTCTTACTa
This window contains:
- the MSH2 gene encoding mismatch repair ATPase MSH2 (Protein that binds to DNA mismatches; forms heterodimers with Msh3p and Msh6p that bind to DNA mismatches to initiate the mismatch repair process; contains a Walker ATP-binding motif required for repair activity and involved in interstrand cross-link repair; Msh2p-Msh6p binds to and hydrolyzes ATP; required for silencing at the silent mating-type loci and telomeres), translating into MSSTRPELKFSDVSEERNFYKKYTGLPKKPLKTIRLVDKGDYYTVIGSDAIFVADSVYHTQSVLKNCQLDPVTAKNFHEPTKYVTVSLQVLATLLKLCLLDLGYKVEIYDKGWKLIKSASPGNIEQVNELMNMNIDSSIIIASLKVQWNSQDGNCIIGVAFIDTTAYKVGMLDIVDNEVYSNLESFLIQLGVKECLVQDLTSNSNSNAEMQKVINVIDRCGCVVTLLKNSEFSEKDVELDLTKLLGDDLALSLPQKYSKLSMGACNALIGYLQLLSEQDQVGKYELVEHKLKEFMKLDASAIKALNLFPQGPQNPFGSNNLAVSGFTSAGNSGKVTSLFQLLNHCKTNAGVRLLNEWLKQPLTNIDEINKRHDLVDYLIDQIELRQMLTSEYLPMIPDIRRLTKKLNKRGNLEDVLKIYQFSKRIPEIVQVFTSFLEDDSPTEPVNELVRSVWLAPLSHHVEPLSKFEEMVETTVDLDAYEENNEFMIKVEFNEELGKIRSKLDTLRDEIHSIHLDSAEDLGFDPDKKLKLENHHLHGWCMRLTRNDAKELRKHKKYIELSTVKAGIFFSTKQLKSIANETNILQKEYDKQQSALVREIINITLTYTPVFEKLSLVLAHLDVIASFAHTSSYAPIPYIRPKLHPMDSERRTHLISSRHPVLEMQDDISFISNDVTLESGKGDFLIITGPNMGGKSTYIRQVGVISLMAQIGCFVPCEEAEIAIVDAILCRVGAGDSQLKGVSTFMVEILETASILKNASKNSLIIVDELGRGTSTYDGFGLAWAIAEHIASKIGCFALFATHFHELTELSEKLPNVKNMHVVAHIEKNLKEQKHDDEDITLLYKVEPGISDQSFGIHVAEVVQFPEKIVKMAKRKANELDDLKTNNEDLKKAKLSLQEVNEGNIRLKALLKEWIRKVKEEGLHDPSKITEEASQHKIQELLRAIANEPEKENDNYLKYIKALLL